From Mycobacterium colombiense CECT 3035:
GCGACATCGTCGTGGTCGAGGCCGGGCAGGTGATCCCGGGCGACGGCGACGTCGTGGAAGGCATTGCCTCGGTCGATGAATCGGCCATCACGGGCGAATCGGCGCCAGTCATCCGCGAGTCCGGCGGCGACCGTTCCGCGGTCACCGGCGGCACCACGGTGCTCAGCGACCGCATCGTCGTGAAGGTCACCCAGAAGCCCGGGGAGAGCTTCATCGACCGGATGATCGCGCTGGTCGAGGGCGCCAACCGGCAGAAGACGCCGAACGAGATCGCGCTGAACATCCTTTTGGCCGCGTTGACGATCATCTTCGTCTTCGCCGTCGCGACCCTGCAGCCGTTGGCGATCTACTCCAAGGCGAACAACCCCGGCGTCCCGGATGGCCAGGCGCTCAACGCAAGTGGTGTCACGGGCATCGTGATGGTATCGCTGCTGGTGTGCCTGATTCCGACCACCATCGGCGCGCTGCTGTCGGCGATCGGCATCGCCGGCATGGACCGTCTGGTGCAGCGCAACGTCCTGGCGATGTCCGGGCGGGCGGTGGAAGCCGCCGGCGACGTCAACACCCTGCTGCTGGACAAGACCGGCACCATCACGCTGGGCAACCGGCAGGCCGCGGCCTTCATCCCGCTCGACGGAGTCTCCGCCGAACAGCTGGCCGATGCCGCCCAATTGTCCAGCCTCGCCGACGAAACTCCCGAGGGCCGTTCGGTTGTCGTGTTCGCCAAGCAGCACTTCGGGCTGCGGGCGCGCACACCGGGCGAGCTGGCCCAGGCCCAGTGGGTGGCGTTCTCGGCCACCACCCGGATGTCGGGTGTCGACCTCGACGGTCACCTGCTCCGCAAGGGTGCCGCGAGTTCGGTCGCGGAATGGGTACGCGCCCAAGGGGGTAAGGTGCCCCAGCAGCTTGGCGAGGTCGTCGACGGCATCTCGGCCGGCGGCGGCACCCCGCTGGTGGTCGGGGAAAGCCGGGACGGCGAGGCGGCGGTGCTCGGTGTCATCCATCTCAAGGACGTCGTCAAGCAGGGCATGCGCGAGCGGTTCGACGAGATGCGGAAGATGGGCATCCGGACGGTGATGATCACCGGGGATAACCCGTTGACCGCCAAGGCGATCGCCGACGAAGCCGGAGTCGACGACTTCCTGGCCGAGGCCACGCCGGAGGACAAGCTCGAGTTGATCAAGCGCGAGCAGGCGGGCGGCAAGCTGGTCGCGATGACGGGCGACGGCACCAATGACGCTCCCGCCCTGGCTCAAGCCGACGTGGGTGTCGCGATGAACACCGGCACGTCGGCCGCCAAAGAGGCCGGCAACATGGTCGACCTGGACTCCGATCCCACCAAACTGATCGAGATCGTGGAAATCGGTAAGCAGCTGCTGATCACCCGGGGCGCGCTGACGACATTCTCGATCGCCAATGACATCGCGAAGTACTTCGCGATTATCCCGGCGATGTTCGTCGCGCTGTTCCCCGGCCTGGACCTGATCAATGTGATGCGGTTGCACAGCCCGCAATCGGCCATCCTGTCCGCGGTCATCTTCAATGCGATCGTCATCGTCGCGCTGATACCACTGTCGTTGCGCGGCGTGCGGTACACGCCGAGCAGCGCGTCAAAGCTGTTGAGCCGCAACCTGTACGTGTATGGCCTCGGTGGCATCGTCGCCCCGTTCATCGGAATCAAGGCGATCGACCTGATCGTCCAATTCATCCCAGGGATGTCCTGACATGACGTTCTCGAATTTCGTCCGCCTACATTGGGCGGCATTGCGCACGCTGCTGGTGCTGACCGTGATCACCGGCCTGGCCTACCCGCTGTTCATCTGGCTGGTCGCGCAGTTTCCCGGGCTGCGCGACCAGGCCGAGGGGTCGATTCTCTCCGCCAACGGAAAGCCGGTGGGCAGCAGGCTGATCGGCCAGTCGTTCACCGACAAGGACGGCAATGCACTGCCCCAGTACTTCCAGAGCCGCCCCTCGGCGGCCGGCAACGGGTATGACCCGACGTCGTCGGGAGGCAGCAACCTCGGGCCGGAAAGCATCGTCGACACTCCGGCCGATCCGTCGCAACTGGCGGCCGGCAAGTCCGCGTCGGACGCGGGCTTCAAGCCGAGCCTGTTGACGACGGTGTGCTCGCGCAGCGCCGCGGTGGGCAAGCTGGAGGGCGTCGACGGGTCGCGGCCGTTCTGCACGGGCGGCGGCGTGGGCGCGGTGCTGTCGGTGATCGGTCCTCGCGACGGTCGCGGCAACGTCATCCACCCGACCCGGGTGGTCAGCGTCAACGAGCCGTGCGGGTCGACGGCCACGCCGTTCCTCGCGCTCTACGAGGGGGTGCGCGTCGAATGCGCCAAGTACGGCGAGGACTACACGATCGGGCAGATCATGCCGATCCGCGGCGCCGCACCCGCCGACCCGGTGGTGCCGGCGGACGCCGTGACCGCCAGCGGCAGCGGCCTGGACCCGAACATCTCACCCGCCTACGCCGACATTCAGGTGGCCAGGGTGGCCAAAGTGCGTCACGTCAGCGCAGATCAGATACGTGAAGTGGTCGCGCAGAACAGCAACGGCCGCGGCCTCGGATTTTTCGGTGAACCGCGCGTCGATGTGCTGCAACTTAATCTGCAACTCGATCACCGGTATCCGGTCACGAGCTAGCGTCAGGGGGGATGATGGTTGACGTGAGTGACGTCAGCCTCCGCGACCACCATCCCAAGCGCGGGGAGCTACGCATCTATCTGGGCGCGGCTCCGGGCGTGGGCAAGACGTACTCGATGCTGGGCGAGGCGCATCGGCGGCTGGAACGCGGCACCGATCTGGTGGCGGGCGTGGTGGAAACCCACGGGCGGTCGAAAACCGCTGAGCTGCTTGAGGGCATCGAGGTGATTCCGCCGCGCCAAGTGGAATACCGCGGCAGCAGCTTCCCCGAACTCGACGTGCCTGCGGTTCTGGCGCGCCGCCCCCAGGTCGTCCTGGTCGACGAACTCGCGCACACCAACACGCCGGGCAGCAAAAACCCCAAGCGGTGGCAGGACGTCGAGGAATTGCTCGACGCCGGGATCACCGTGATCTCCACGGTCAACGTGCAGCACCTGGAGAGCCTCAACGACGTCGTCGCGCAGATCACCGGCATCGAGCAGAAGGAGACGATACCGGACCTGATCGTGCGCCAGGCCGCCCAAGTCGAACTGATCGATATCACACCAGAGGCGTTGCGCCGCAGGTTGTCTCATGGCAACGTCTACGCCCCGGATCGCATCGATGCGGCGCTGTCCAACTACTTCCGGCGTGGAAACCTCACCGCGCTAAGAGAATTGGCGCTGCTGTGGCTTGCAGATCAGGTCGACACCGCGCTGGCCAAATACCGGGCCGAGAACAAGATCACCGACATGTGGGAGGCCCGCGAGCGGGTGGTCGTGGCGGTCACCGGCGGTCCGGAGTCCGAGACGCTGGTGCGACGGGCGTCCCGGATCGCCTCGAAGTCGACCGCAGAACTCATGGTGGTGCACGTGATCCGCGGTGACGGGCTGGCCGGCCTGTCGGAGTCACGGATGGCCAAGATTCGGGAGCTGGCGAACAGCCTGGACGCGTCGATCCACACCGTGGTCGGCGACGAGGTGCCCACCGCCCTGCTCGAGTTCGCCCGCGAGATGAACGCGACGCAGCTGGTGATCGGCACGTCGCGCCGGTCACGCTGGGCGCGGCTGTTCGAGGAGGGTATCGGCCCGAGGATCGTCGAGCTGTCCGGGAAGATCGACGTGCACCTGGTCACCCACGAGGAGGCCAAACGCGGATTCCGTTTGTCCTCGCTCGCGCCCCGCGAGCGGCGGGTGGCGTCGTGGCTGGCGGCTCTCGTCGTGCCGTCGGTCATCTGCGCGATCACCGTGACGACGCTGGACCCGTATCTGGACACCGGCGGCGAGAGCGCCGTGTTCTTTATCGGGGTGCTGTTGGTCGGGCTGTTCGGAGGTATTGCGCCCGCGGCACTTTCGGCGGTGCTATCCGGCCTGCTGCTGAACTACTTCCTGATCGCCCCGCGGCACAGCTTCACCATCGCCGAACCCAACAGCGCCATCACCGAATTGGTGCTATTGCTTGTGGCGGTCGCCGTCGCGGTGCTGGTCGACTTCGCGGCCAAACGCACCCGGGAAGCTCGGCGTGCCTCGCAGGAGGCGGAGTTGCTGACCCTGTTCGCGGGGTCCGTGCTGCGCGGTGCCGACCTCGAGACGCTGCTCGAGCGGGTGCGCGAGACCTACGCGCAGCGGACCGTCACCATGTTGCGTGAGCCCGGCGAGGAGGCGCGCGCCGGCGGCGCCAAGGGCGACGTCGTCGCCTGCGTGGGCCGCGATCCCTGTGTCAACGTCGATTCCGCCGACACCGCGATCGAGGTCGGCGACGACGAGTTCTGGATGCTGCTGGCGGGCAGGAAGCTCTCCGCACGTGACCGGCGGGTGCTCAGCGCGGTGGCCAGGCAGGCCGCGGGTCTGATCAGGCAGCGTGAGCTCGCCGAAGAGGCCAGCCGCGCCGAGGCGATCGTCCGGGCCGACGAGCTGCGACGCTCGCTGCTGTCGGCGGTCAGCCACGACCTGCGCACGCCCCTGGCCGCGGCCAAGGTCGCCGTCTCCAGCCTGCGCGCCGAAGACGTCGCTTTCTCCCCCGCCGACACCGCCGAACTGCTGGCCACCATCGAGGAGTCGATCGATCAGCTGACCGCGCTGGTCGGAAACCTGCTCGACTCATCGCGGTTGGCCGCCGGGGTGATCCACCCCGATCTGCGCCGGGTGTATCTGGAGGAGGCCGTGCAGCGGGCGTTGGTCAGCATCGGCAAGGGCGCCACCGGTTTCTTCCGGTCGGCCATCGACCGGGTCAAGGTCGACGTGGCCGACGCCATGGTGATGGCCGACGCCGGGCTGTTGGAACGCGTGCTGGCCAACCTGATCGACAACGCGCTGCGCTACGCGCCCAACTGTGTGGTGCGCGTCAACGCCGGGCGGGTGGGTGATCGCGTGCTGATCAACGTCATCGACGAGGGCCCCGGCATCCCGCATGGGGCCGAGGAACAGATCTTCGAAGCGTTTCAGCGGCTCGGCGATCAGGACAACACCATCGGCGTCGGCCTGGGGATGTCGGTGGCGCGGGGCTTCGTCGAGGCGATGGGCGGGACAATTACGGCCACCGACACCCCGGGAGGCGGACTGACCGTGATCGTGGATATGGCTGCGCCGCAGATGGATGCGGTATGACGCGCGTACTCGTGATCGACGACGAACCGCAGATACTGCGTGCGCTGCGCATCAACCTGACCGTGCGGGGCTACGAGGTGATCACCGCGTCCAGCGGGGCCGGCGCGCTGCGCGCGGCCGCCGAGCACAAGCCCGACGTGGTGATCCTCGACCTCGGCCTGCCCGACATCTCCGGCATCGACGTGCTGGCCGGCCTGCGCGGCTGGCTCACCGCGCCGGTGATCGTGTTGTCGGCGCGCACCGACTCCTCCGACAAGGTCGAGGCGCTGGACGCCGGCGCCGACGACTATGTGACCAAACCCTTTGGGATGGACGAGTTCTTGGCTCGGTTGCGCGCGGCGGTGCGCCGCAACGCAGCGGCTTCCGAACTGGAGCAGCCGGTGATCGAGACCGAATCGTTCACCGTCGACCTGGCCGCCAAGAAGGTCACCAAGAACGGTAGCGAAGTCCACCTCACCCCGACGGAGTGGGGAATGCTCGAGGTCCTGGTCCGCAACCGCGGCAAGCTGGTCGGCCGCGAAGAACTCCTCAAAGAGGTGTGGGGCCCGGCGTACGCCACCGAAACACATTACCTGCGTGTCTATCTCGCGCAACTGCGCCGCAAACTCGAGAACGACCCGTCGCACCCCAAACACCTGCTGACCGAGTCGGGCATGGGGTATCGCTTCGAGGCGTGAGGTGGCGGCGGCTGTCGCGGCCACCCTGATCTCCGCGCGGCCACCCTGATCTCCGCGCGGGGGTATTGGCTAATTGCCCGCCTCAGAGCGACAACTTGGCCGCCTCGCGCAACGCCAGCACACGCTGGTGGATTCGATGTTCGGTGCCACGGGGCATGTACCCGGGCCCGTAGCGGCCCCGCCGGAGCCGTAGCACCCTGCCGCGTTCGGTCTCCCATCGCAGCGCGTCCGAGATCGCCTTCGATGGTCGGCCGCGGACGCAAAAGTTGTGCCACCGCAGCGCGTCGATCAATTCGGCGATGGTCGCCGGCCCATGCACCGCCAGCTGCATCGCGAGCACGTAGCGCAGCTCGGTCCCCTTGAGTGAATAGCTCATCTCCGGACGGTCGCACACGGGTACGACACCGCCGGCATTGTCGCTACGAGGCGGGCAAAACACATGCCCACTTCCTCAGAGGGCGATCTGGCTTATGTGACCTACTCGGCGATGGACAGCACGATGCCGTCCAGGATGTCGTGCTCGCTGACCGTCAGCTCGTCGATGCCCGCGCGGGCCCGCAGCTCGCGCGCCAACTCCTCGACCACGATCGCTCCCCCGCCGATCACGTCGGCCCGGCCCTCGTGCATCGGCGGCAGCGCCGCGCGCTCCGCCCGCGTCATGCCGATGAGGCGCTCGCACACCGACATCAGGTCATCGCCCGCGACGCGCGAAAGATGAATGGCCGCAGAATCATACGCCGTCATGTTGTGGGCCAGCGCGGACAGCGTCGTCATCGTCCCGGCGAGTCCAACCCAGGTCTTCGCCCCCGCCACGGGCACCACATCCAGCGCGACCTCGAGTCGTTCGCGCACCACCCGCCGGGCCGCCGCCACCTCCTCGACCGTCGGCGGGTCCGAATGCAGGCAGCGCTCGGTCAGCCGCACGCAGCCGATATCGGCCGAATAGCTGGCCGTCACTCCGTCTTCGGCGCCGCCGCCGGTC
This genomic window contains:
- a CDS encoding sensor histidine kinase, giving the protein MMVDVSDVSLRDHHPKRGELRIYLGAAPGVGKTYSMLGEAHRRLERGTDLVAGVVETHGRSKTAELLEGIEVIPPRQVEYRGSSFPELDVPAVLARRPQVVLVDELAHTNTPGSKNPKRWQDVEELLDAGITVISTVNVQHLESLNDVVAQITGIEQKETIPDLIVRQAAQVELIDITPEALRRRLSHGNVYAPDRIDAALSNYFRRGNLTALRELALLWLADQVDTALAKYRAENKITDMWEARERVVVAVTGGPESETLVRRASRIASKSTAELMVVHVIRGDGLAGLSESRMAKIRELANSLDASIHTVVGDEVPTALLEFAREMNATQLVIGTSRRSRWARLFEEGIGPRIVELSGKIDVHLVTHEEAKRGFRLSSLAPRERRVASWLAALVVPSVICAITVTTLDPYLDTGGESAVFFIGVLLVGLFGGIAPAALSAVLSGLLLNYFLIAPRHSFTIAEPNSAITELVLLLVAVAVAVLVDFAAKRTREARRASQEAELLTLFAGSVLRGADLETLLERVRETYAQRTVTMLREPGEEARAGGAKGDVVACVGRDPCVNVDSADTAIEVGDDEFWMLLAGRKLSARDRRVLSAVARQAAGLIRQRELAEEASRAEAIVRADELRRSLLSAVSHDLRTPLAAAKVAVSSLRAEDVAFSPADTAELLATIEESIDQLTALVGNLLDSSRLAAGVIHPDLRRVYLEEAVQRALVSIGKGATGFFRSAIDRVKVDVADAMVMADAGLLERVLANLIDNALRYAPNCVVRVNAGRVGDRVLINVIDEGPGIPHGAEEQIFEAFQRLGDQDNTIGVGLGMSVARGFVEAMGGTITATDTPGGGLTVIVDMAAPQMDAV
- the kdpB gene encoding potassium-transporting ATPase subunit KdpB, translated to MTATAIDPTERTEPAASGGRKRVQGGLLDPKMLWKSTPDALRKLNPRTLWRNPVMFIVEVGAAWSTALAIVEPTWFAWLTVIWLWLTVLFANLAEAVAEGRGKAQAETLRRAKTQTMARRLKDWAPGATAVEEAVAAPELQRGDIVVVEAGQVIPGDGDVVEGIASVDESAITGESAPVIRESGGDRSAVTGGTTVLSDRIVVKVTQKPGESFIDRMIALVEGANRQKTPNEIALNILLAALTIIFVFAVATLQPLAIYSKANNPGVPDGQALNASGVTGIVMVSLLVCLIPTTIGALLSAIGIAGMDRLVQRNVLAMSGRAVEAAGDVNTLLLDKTGTITLGNRQAAAFIPLDGVSAEQLADAAQLSSLADETPEGRSVVVFAKQHFGLRARTPGELAQAQWVAFSATTRMSGVDLDGHLLRKGAASSVAEWVRAQGGKVPQQLGEVVDGISAGGGTPLVVGESRDGEAAVLGVIHLKDVVKQGMRERFDEMRKMGIRTVMITGDNPLTAKAIADEAGVDDFLAEATPEDKLELIKREQAGGKLVAMTGDGTNDAPALAQADVGVAMNTGTSAAKEAGNMVDLDSDPTKLIEIVEIGKQLLITRGALTTFSIANDIAKYFAIIPAMFVALFPGLDLINVMRLHSPQSAILSAVIFNAIVIVALIPLSLRGVRYTPSSASKLLSRNLYVYGLGGIVAPFIGIKAIDLIVQFIPGMS
- a CDS encoding Ppx/GppA phosphatase family protein, with translation MVNGRLAGIDCGTNSIRLLIADLDGGRLRDVHRETRIVRLGQGVDATGEFAADAIARTRAALTDYAALVKEHGAQRVRMVATSAARDVANRDAFFAMTAEVLGAVLPGAVAEVITGAEEAELSFRGAVGELDSATGPFVVVDLGGGSTEIVTGGGAEDGVTASYSADIGCVRLTERCLHSDPPTVEEVAAARRVVRERLEVALDVVPVAGAKTWVGLAGTMTTLSALAHNMTAYDSAAIHLSRVAGDDLMSVCERLIGMTRAERAALPPMHEGRADVIGGGAIVVEELARELRARAGIDELTVSEHDILDGIVLSIAE
- a CDS encoding response regulator, with protein sequence MTRVLVIDDEPQILRALRINLTVRGYEVITASSGAGALRAAAEHKPDVVILDLGLPDISGIDVLAGLRGWLTAPVIVLSARTDSSDKVEALDAGADDYVTKPFGMDEFLARLRAAVRRNAAASELEQPVIETESFTVDLAAKKVTKNGSEVHLTPTEWGMLEVLVRNRGKLVGREELLKEVWGPAYATETHYLRVYLAQLRRKLENDPSHPKHLLTESGMGYRFEA
- a CDS encoding potassium-transporting ATPase subunit C; translated protein: MTFSNFVRLHWAALRTLLVLTVITGLAYPLFIWLVAQFPGLRDQAEGSILSANGKPVGSRLIGQSFTDKDGNALPQYFQSRPSAAGNGYDPTSSGGSNLGPESIVDTPADPSQLAAGKSASDAGFKPSLLTTVCSRSAAVGKLEGVDGSRPFCTGGGVGAVLSVIGPRDGRGNVIHPTRVVSVNEPCGSTATPFLALYEGVRVECAKYGEDYTIGQIMPIRGAAPADPVVPADAVTASGSGLDPNISPAYADIQVARVAKVRHVSADQIREVVAQNSNGRGLGFFGEPRVDVLQLNLQLDHRYPVTS